The genome window TCACCCAGGGATACTCAGCGCCGTATTTGTTTTCCCACTGTTCACAAAGCGGGGAATCCATTGCCAATGATGCAGGCGCCGGAATGTTTGCTTTTCGACATTCGAGCGCAAGCTGGCGACGGGAAAGCGGTGTATCTTCTGTGAAATCTTCCACCCACGGCAAAAGCTGAACCGCATCGAACCGCTGTTTCTCCAAGGTCTGGATACTTTTTTCCAGAGTCTGGAAATCGACAGTGATGCCCGCCTGTCCCCATTCAAAAGTTAGCGTCGATAATTCCTGCTCCTCCTCCGGCCAAAGGTGATTGTATTTTTCCCATAGCAGATAACAAAGCCGCGCATCTTCGAGTGCGTAATCTAACATTGCATTGTCTTCGAACAGATCCCCGGTGGTCTGACCGCACGCGTTGCTTCGCTGGGTTTTATCCACCTCGATTCCCAAAAGCTGTTTGCACGCGCCTTTCAGGTTTCGGGGTGCCTGAAGGTAAACCGCCATCGAGGCGGTGCATCGCCACCCGGCAGGTTGAAGCGGCGGAATGATCTTCTGTTCCTGAAGTCGTTTGAAAACCAGAGAGTCGAAGGCTGCGTTGTGAGCAAGCAGCAACGCACCGTTTAGTTTTTCCCAGGATTGGAAATCTTTGGGGTGGCCAACCCAGCGGAACAGAGTTCCGGGTGCAGGAGTGTCAGGTGTCGGGTGGCAGGTGTCAGAAGGCGGACGGCTCGGAGATCCGTCCCTACCATCAACAACCCCATAAACGGACATGAGATAGGCGTCAAATTTCGGATGGTGAACATAGCTCCACGCATCCATTTTTTTCAGGGAGTAGTCCTTGTCGTAGTAGGTTTCGAAGTCCACGGCCAAAGTGGCCGGGACAGTTATTTGTGATTGGTTATTGGTTATTTGGTTCATAAAGCCGGTTTTCACAGAAGGGAACTAAGGAAAGAAAGAGCCCCCGAAGCGCTGGAACGCGACAGGGGCGTCGCGTCTACAATCAGAGAAGCGTCGTGATGAATTCGATGAACTCATCGACATGCTTTCCGTGCTGACGCAGACGCGGGACATAAACCAGGTTGGTGCCGAGTTTTTCCCGGCGCACCTGAAGCGTCCATTTGCCTTTATGCAGCTCGGGCAGTCCGGTTTCTTTGTTGCGCAGTGCGAACCGGGCGGCGGTGTTGATCGCCTTCCCTGCCCGGCTGTAGGCCGAACCTTTCATGGTCCAAAGAGCCAGTTCGTAGGCTTTACCGTCCGGTCCCTGAATCGAGAACTCTTCGGCCAATTCAGCCGACGGTGCTTCGACCAGCACCAGCGCGGTGAGCATCGGGCGCCACGGCGGTTTCTCGTCGTTACGCCAATCGATCCAGCCCCCGCGCTCATGAACTTCATCGAGCGTGTCCACTGTTTCCGGGGTTTCGTCTGAATCATACGGCAGATTTTCCGAGAACTGCTTTTTGGCGTTCAGCACTGTGACATTGAGCGGCTCGCCCCAGGTCTTCGGATCGGTCGATGCCGCCAGAACAATGATGTCTTTGTTCAGCACAACCGCACCGGGATCGAAATCCTCGGAGAGCGGGCCAACGCTCTGGACGATGTTGATACGAGGAAGGCGGAAATCCGATTCCTCGTAATCGCCGGCAATGCCACCAATTCCGGGAAGATCTCCAGCCGCCTTCGCAGGAAGCTCCGGCGAGCCAACGGAGGTCGGAGGACAGAGGTCAGAGGTCGGAGACCCACCCCGCCCTTCGGGCACCCCTCCGCCGGAGGGGATCTTTGCGGGGACAGACAGGCTGGAAGCCTGTCCTACTTTCTCTGCGGGTTCGGACGAGGCAGGCGAGACGCCTGCGGTACTTTTTTCTTCTTTTTTGAACGATGTTGTTTTTGTGGTCATTTTTCTTTCTCCTTTAATTAGGGCGACCACGGGGGATCGCCCGTACTGTTATCTTTCTTTTGCTAGATAGGTGATGTCGGGGTCGGTCATGCAGAGTCCCTCTGCTGTCAGAAGCTGGTTGAGCTTCCGAATCGCTTTAGCCCCCTGCCCTCGTTCCTGAATGGATTTGACCGCTTTTTCCAGTGAAGTGACCGAGATCGAACAGGCGGGAAGGAACTGCTCCAGCGGCAACGGAAATTCCGTGCTAACTATTTCCCATACAGCGGCAAGATCCTTCAGTACACGCCGTCCGCTGCGGTGTTTGAGTTCGTAGCCGGGAATTTCCTGCCCGCTGCGCACCATTTCCAAGGCATGGGCTTTGACGGCATCGGCCCACTCGATCAGGACGGGTGCCAGGCGAAGAGCCAGCGCCATCTGGTCAGGCTCGGCGATCTGGAGCGGATCCATTACCGCCGGGAGTTCCAGCCGGTTCGGCAGCTTTTCGGCTACCATCATTGCCTTGGCTGTCAATGCCGGACAGGTGGCTTTGGCTCCGCAGTACTGGCAGTTGTCAGGATGCGGGCTGTACGGACTGTTCGGGTCTTCCGCCTTTTCGATCACGGTAGCGACGCGATCACGCATCCGGTCATAGTCAGCAGAGCGGGTGAAGGTGTGTTCTGTGCGCAGATCGCAACGCGGCTGCAGAAACACCACCTTGACCGAATCGACACCAAACAGGTCGAATACGCCAAGGGCGTATGCCCAGCCCTGAAGGTTGACCTCCGCATCATCGACCGGGACACGCCCCATTTTGTAATCAATGACGGTTGCGGTGTTCGTGCCGATGATAACGACATCGGCAGTGCCGAAAGTCAGCCCGCAGATATCGACCTGCAATTCGGTGTAGCGAATTGCTCCGGGGATTTCCGATTGCAGCTCGTCGACCGCATCCAGGCACTCACGCACCTGGGCGATTTGCTCAGGGTTGAGTCCATCGAGACGACCGGTTTCGGCCGCCCCGTGCATCATCGTTCCCTCATCAGCGGCCTCGGATGAACCGGGGCGATTTTGCCAATGGGCGCACAGCTCTTTGTTTTTCAGCGAGCTGGGGCCATGCTTTGCGTGGAGTTGATTTGTCATAAAAAACTCCTCAATCGCCTTTGAACATAAAGATGAACCAAGCCTGAGCACCCCGGAAGTAACAGGCACAGAAACAGGCAAAGAGCCCATCTCCAATCGATGTGTCCTGCACGACTGCAGCTGTGACCACAGCCCAAAGAAGTAGCTCAAAAATGATGATTGCCAACGCCAGCAAAATGCGGCGGGTGATCAGTTTTCCCGAAGAACGGGTGAGTTCCTCGCGGACCTCGTCGGTGATCTCTTTTTTCAGTTCGTTTTTGTCAATGGTTTCCATAGTTGAATCTTTCGTTATTGGTTATTTGGAATTGGTTATTGGGAGAGACAGGCTGGAAGCACTGTCCTACGTTGGTGGGCCGCGGGCTGGATGAGCTTTATTCATGATTCGCCCTCTTGCGCTTTAAGATCTTCGGAGCGGCGTTTGAGAAGCCGGTGGATGTCCCGGGCTGCGCCAAGCGCATCGCCGGAGAAAATGGCGTGAACATCGAAGTTGTATTCTAGCTCGCTGAGCTGGTGAAAAATGAAGGTAGCGCCGACCCGACCACGGGTAAAAATAGAATAATCGAAGAGCTCGATGTCCTCGCGGCAGGCTTCGACGACGTAGAATAGACGCGGGAATCCGACGGCATGGACGCGGCGGATTTTTTTCAGCTCACGAATCCAATTCTTCTGGATGGCCAGCGACTGAATCAGATCGGGCAGCGATTTGCGCTCGACGGCGAAAAAGTCCTGGTCGCCTTCGATGGCATAGTCGAACGTGCCGATGGTTCCGCGCACGGTGGCACAGTGTTCGAACGCCAACGGAGTCTGCTCTCTTGTATCGATTCGAATCAGCATGATGCACCGCCTGTGACAGGAGAGTTTTTAACCGCGAAAGAACGTGAATGGGCGCGAATTGAAGACGGTACGGATGAAGGATCACAGACAGGAGTGTCTGCGCCACAAGGAGACGGTGCGGATTCAAAGTTTTTGGACGGGTCGCCGGAATAGAAATCGAATTGAAATTCGTGCCAAAGATCAGCGATGGCGGCGGAGTCGCCTTCACGGGCTTTTTCGAGAAGCTGGATAAAACGGGGATCAACCACGGGACACCGCCTTCCCTCTGGCGAGATCAAGCACGTCAGTGCGACGTAACCGGAAGGCGTTGGGGTAAATTTCGATCTTGGTCAAGCGACCGGCTTTGATAATGCGCCAGAGCGTCGCTCTTGAGCACGGGATCAGCTCGCACGCCTCCCCCATTGTCAGGAACAAGGGCTCGTTGCTATCTGCGGGGAGTTCTTCTCCGCGAAGAATTTGTAAGGCCCGTTCTTTGGCTTCGTCGGTGGCAGCGAAGACCGCCTGAATGATTTGTTCGTCTGTCACTGTCATCTGATTTCCTCCAGTTGATGGAGAAAGCGTGACAGCAAATGAAAAAGCCCGCATGGAAGCGGGCTATGGAAAGGAAATGGAAAACGGGTGGAAACTTATAAAAGCCAGCTATATTTTCCCATTGCAGCATCAATGGTTTCAAATATTCGGTCGAAATCGCCAGGCGGAGCTCCCCTAAAAAGGTCTTCTTTAAACCGGTCACTGCTCCATGGCTTTTTTGGATACTGTCGGTTGTATGCGTCCCGTATTACTTCGACATCAAATTGGCGCTTGCCAGACCGGCGAACATGCTCCTGGATAAAACGGACTACCGCACGGCGTTTATGGGCCTTGGCTAAGTTAATTTCATACCCGTCGTCAAAAATGATTCGTTTGAAATCCAGAGTAATCTGGACATCTGGACTGGGAACGTAAATAGAGTCTTCAGCTCCATATAGAAATTCTGAAAACAGCTTTTTTCCGGGCACGGATGCCTTTAGGTGAAGGGGGTTGATTTCAGCAATGCGGAACAATGAAAGCAATGCACATTTTTTCTTTTTGAACAGCGGGAACAATTCCGGAAGATCCGAACTGGAGAACAGAACGAATGGGGATTCTTCTTCGATCAACAGTTTTTTTGCAGCCTGTTCGCAGGAAAAGGAGCTGCCGAAAAGCAGATACACGGGATATTGCAGGGTTGCTCCGGCGAGCCAACCGATACGGCATGGGAAACGGGAAATATCCAGATGTGATTCCGGAGTGATTTCAAGCTGCTGACAAAGCTGTTCAGCAAACCGATACACATCAAACCGGAGGAGGCAGGCATCATCGAATGAAAGAGCCTGCTTTTCGCAGTAGGAATCGGCTGGCGGAATAGAAACGATGTCCTGATCGGAATGCCAATGAATGCGGTGAGTCCCGTTGCATTTTTGACAGGGATGTGATTTGGGGCGTGACCCGGTCGGCTGCAACCAATGCTGCCGAAGCCGGTCGAACGACTCCGTGCCCAGAGTATCACGCAAGATGAAAGCGGGCGCAGACAGGGACGGGAAGGCTTCAAGCAGGGTTTTCAGCATCCTCAGCCTCCGGCTTATCCAGCACGTAGCCGTTCTGTTTCAAAAACCGTTCAATTAAAGGTGCGGCTCCATCGCGTTTAAAAAGGACACGTCCGGGCGGGCAAATACGAACAGAACGCTCTCCAATCTGAACACCGTCCACTTCGGCAAATTCCAGTTTAATGGTGGCCTGCCTGAGCTGTTGGATGGAATTCCAGAGAACACCGGATGATGCCAGAGCCTTTTCCCGCTCATCAAATGAGAGTAGCAGGTCATCCGACTTATGGGCAACCGTTTCGTTTTGGCTGTTGCCGACCGGATATTCAATGCGGAACAACCGGGCACCGTTAAGGCCGGGAATACCGCCGCAGTTTAAGGCCCCAGATTTCTTTTTGAGCAACGGCTTAAGGGTGTAAACATCGCCCGGCTGGAAGAAATCGAGGTCGCCAAATAGCGCTTCGCCAAATGCCAGCGCATACTGACGTTTGACTTTGGTTCCGTCCGCATGCACCTGAAGATCGTTGATTTCGGAATCGTAGATGACAATATCGTGCAGCTCTTTGTATCCGAATGAAGCGACACTTTCGCCGGTATCCTGATTGATCTGGGCTTCGCGTTTAAACGCATCGCCGCGCCGCACAACAAACCAGATTGCTCCGGCGCGTTTAAAATAGGTAATTTCCGCCCTCTTCCCCCGACGGTTCGCGTCAAACCAGAGACCCATGAGGGTTGTGAGTTTGGAGATCTGTTTTTTGGTGACCGTTTTGCGGGTTTCACCGAGCGGCCCGCGGAACACATCGGTTGCCTGAATATTTTCAACGCTGGTTTCAGCCAATACCCGTTTTACAAGGTCAGAATCTTTAAGCCATGCTTTAATTGAGCAGCCGATCGGACAGACGTGGGCTTCCTGCAAAGTAAAATCCGGATGCACCTTTTCAAATTCAGTCTGGAGCTGATCGGCACCGTCATTGGTTGCCATTGCATCAATGTAATAGAGTGCGTTGGCCAAATTACGGGGCAAGTCCTCGGGCAAACGAAACTGTTCAACAAGCTTTCGGCAATTGATGTCGCCATTTTTCAGGCGCGGGATTTTATATGCCGGATCGCTGGATAGCAGCGTCTCCAAGTCAGATTGCGAACCATCGCTGAGCGCGACCTCATTTGTAATATTCAAAAGCCTGAATGCCATCCCGTCTCCTTCTCAAATTTGTTTTGAGCCCCGCTCCATATTACGCCATGTGAAAAACTTCGGAAAGCGGCTGGAAGATCGGCATGTTGCTGGGATAGGTTTCCATGAGGTCAGCCATGTGATCCCACCATTTCTGAACGATCTCCAAATTTTTCAAATCATCCACCGTGTTATTATCGCTCAGTATCTGAATGGCGAACAGCGTGAGTGTCTCCTCATCAAAATAGATGGAGTAGTACAAAATTCCGGCATCGGAATGGGCTTTGACGAGTTCAGGCCAGACTTCACCGTGGCGCCTTTTATATTCATCCGCGCAGCCTGGCTTCAGCTTGAGTTTGAATGCATTGTGCTTCATTTATCTTCTTTCTGTTGGCTTACCCTCGCAAATAATCGGGGCACACCATCACGCAACTTGATCCGCAGAGATCTTTTTTTGAATGTTCAGTTGTTTCTGAATGTCGTGGATGCGTTCACGGGTAAGCGGGTAGAACTTGAAAATGACGGCCGCAAGAGCGAGACAGCTCATCGGAAAGAAGACCAGGATGTAGCGCAACCGTGTAATGGTTTCCGGCGTCATGGTTTCCGCGCCGGCGATATACCCTGCCTTTTTGAGCAGAACACCGAGTGCCACACCGATCACCGTAAAGGCCAGCTTAACGACAAAACCAAACGCCGCAGAAAACATACCTTCCCGGCGATAACCGAAAGCCAGCTCATCTTCGTCGCAGACATCGGCAATAAATGCGCCGTTGAGCAGCCAGCAACAGTTGAGTCCAAACCCGAGCATGGCGGCGGAGATTAACTGAAGGTATGGATAATCCGGATTCACCAGAATGAGATTCAACAAGTTGGCTGCAGCGGCTGTTAAAAGCCCGATAAGCAACACTTTCTTTTTGTCCAGCAACTGAGCCAGAACCGGCACAATGAACGAACTGATAAACATAGTGACAGCCAGCGTGCTGCCAAACAGCCCAAACAGAGTTGCTCCGGCTACCTTGTCACCGCCATGCACATAGAAAATATTCAGATATTGCATCAAGGGATTCACAAAAAAGTTTCCGGTAATCACCAACAGAATCATCCCGAGCAACAATGCAAAAGATTTGTTTTTTGAGACCAACTTCACCGAAGACCACAATCCGATTTTTTCCTGACTTGCGGATTTCACCCGCTCTTTCACAAAAAAGGAGACAGGCATAATAGCAATCAAAATAAACAGCGCACAGGCCCAGGCCACATAGCGGGAACCGAGCACCTCAGCCTTGACCGAACCATCCGCGGCCATTTTGGAAAAGATCATAAGCGGTTTTTGAAACCACGCCACATGCTGCTGCTCCAGCAGTCCACGGGAGTAGTTTCCGACCACAAGACAGAGACTAAAAATCCACGGAAGTGCAAATGCCGACAACGAGTTAAAAATACAGCGGTACTTCTGGATATAGGCCCTTTCATCATAATCATCGGTCAGCTCCAGGCCGAGCGCGGTATAGGGAACAGAATAAACAGTGTAGGCCAGATAAAAAAGGATACAGGCAACTGTTGCGTAGGCAAACATCGACCGCTGCCCCATATGGGGTGACGCCATATAGGTCAGCCCGAAAATCAGCGCCATCAGAATGCCGCCCCACAGAATGAACGGCCGCCGGCGTCCGAAACGGCTGCGGCAGTTGTCGGACATGTTTCCAACCACCGGGTCAGAAATCATGTCAAAAAAGCGGGGAATTGTCATCGCCCAGCCAATCAACACCGAATCGAGACCGAGGCCTATATTGTACACCGGCATGAACATGCCGTTGAGCCCGTTGACTGCAATCTGTTCGCTGAACCCGCCAAGCCCCCACGAGAGCTTTTCCTTCATCGGGACTTTCTTACTGACTGTTTCCATTCTGAACCTCGGGATTCCTTTCAATTCACAGGTTGCTCAAAGGGAAAAGCAGGAAGCCCGGCCCCATTGACCAGCGGGCAATCGGGATAGTTTGCGTAGGCGTAGCGCAGGTGCGTGACAGCCTGCCCGGCCAGATCAATCGCCACCGTATCAGCTCCCGTGATTCTCCCGGACAGCGCGATGGAGGTTCCGTCTTCAAGCAGACCGCTAAAACCGCCGAAGTCGCCGTTCAATTTCAGACCGTCCCCGCAGTTGAAAAACGTAACCGCGACTTTTGCCCCCTTCTTTTTGAGCACCTTGACGCGCGGCCCCTCGCAGATGACATCGGTTTTGCCGTAGGTTTTATTCAGCGCACACAGCGCGAGCCGCCGTCCGACCTCCTGCTTGTTTTTCGGATGAATATTTTCCTTCATGCCGATATCCATAGCCGTTGCCATTGCCGTATGAGGGAATTGAAGGATTTCTTCCTGAGCAAGACGGAAGCGCGCCCATACCTCTGGAGGGACATTTGTCGGCTTAGGTTTCAACTGGTTTTCAAAGCCAGCCAACTGGACATGATAGAACGGCATATCAGGGTTCTTGAATTTTGTCCGCATCATGTTCATATAATCGCGGTACCAAGTGACGTATTCATCCGGAGTTCCAACGTTCGCTTCGCCCTGATACCATATTGTTCCACGAACAGAATACGGAGCTACCGGCGCGACCATCGCATTATAGCAACGGGAGGAAATCCCCTGCTCACGCAGTTTTTTCGCATTCAGGAACGTTTGATCTTTTTGATAAATCAACTCATTTGCCGGTGTGTGCCTGACTGTTTCCGCATCCATAAATGTGGCGATCACCGCACCGCCGTAGGAAATATCAACCAGCCCGATCGGCACATTCAGATCCTGATGAAGCTTGCGCCCGAAAAAATAGCCGGTGGCAGTACTATTCCCCACGGATTGCGGCGAACAGACCGTCCAGTTGGCATCGACATCCTCCTGCGGTTCCTCATGGCCGATAGCCGGCGTTGTAAAAAAGCGGATGCCGGGAAAATCCGCGTTGCTCATTTCCTTTCCGGCATTGGTCACACCGCGAACCGTCATGCGCATATTCGACTGCCCCGCGCAGAGCCAGACTTCTCCAACGAGTACGTTGGAGAAGTTTAGAGTTTCGAGTTCAGAGTTTCGAGTTGAGGAAACCGTCATTCTCCGAGGGTTGGAAGAAACAGACATCGGATCGAGCGTTACCTGCCACGTGCCCTCGTCATTCGTTTTCGCGGTTTTCTTTTGCCCGGCGAACTCAACGGTTATCGCATCGCCCGGCTCCGCCCGGCCCCAGACCTGAACCGGTGCATCGGCCTGCAACACCATGCCGTCGGAGAAGATTCCAGGCAGCCGCACCCCGGCAGCAGCCTCGGCGGGTGCCGCCGTTACGGCCCAACCATCCGTCAAAAACTGCGTGAGTCCGGTCACCTTATTCAAATCGACCAACCGCAGGCGCAGGCCGATCGTCTTGCCGACATCGTCCGGCTGCGTCGTGTAGCTGAAGCGGTAGTCCTTCAGCTGTTTTTGAGGCAGTTCGCCAAAATTGAATGCAGGTGTCACCATCGAAGCCGGCCTCTTCCCGCCAATCAAAAAACCGGAAAACTCCTTAATGATCTCAAGATCCCGGGCGGAAGCCGGCTTGCCGTAGCGCCACCCGAATTTTCCGGAAAAGGTATAGGTTACGCCGGCGTCCGTCACGGTCCCCAGCGATACGTCCATGCCGCCGAACTGCTTCGCTTTGCCATTCGTTTCCTTACGCTTCAAGTTCAGCGCGGCAAACCCGTCCCCTTCAACCCCGGCGAGCGAGCCATCAGTAACAATGCCCGGAGTGGTGACACCGAACTGCGGGCCGAACGAACCCTTGGCATACGGGTTCGAGAAATCCGAATTGAACCCTTCAGACCAGACTGCATTGTCAGGAGCTGACACGACTTCGGTTTCATTCGGAGAAACATCAACACTCCAGCTCACAGTTTGCTGGATTTTCGGCCGAAGTTCGGAGGAAGTTGCTAAAGGTCCAATGACCAGCTCACACGGCGGAATGGTTGCCAGGTTGATTTCATGGGGAATCTCGCCGCCCTTCCAGCCAAAGAGCACCCTAACGGTCTCGTCGTTAGGAATCACATCCCACTGCACCAGCACACTGCCGTCCGGATTATTTTCAACGTGCACCCATTCTCCGCCATCCACAACGAGCGCATGAGTTTTGCGCGGCTGATTGTCCTGATCGAGCAGCTGCAGGCAACGACTGCCCGCCTTTTCCGTTTTGATTACCGCCTCAGGAAGACGCAGATTTTGCGGACGATCAGGTGCATTTTTTACAGCCTGACGGGTACGGTTGAGTTGAGGATCTCCTGAATAGTTTTCATTGCGGACCGGAACGAGCGCATCGGTTTCTTTCAGGAACGAATCGATCAGTCGGTCGAGCTCTTTCACCCTTTCGGGGAAATAAGCCGCCAGATTGATTGCTTCGGACGGATCTCTTTTCAGGTCGAAGAGTTCGTACGCATGGGATGCCGCATTATCACCGGCATAATAATAGCGAATCAGTTTATAATCCCCGGCTCGCACACTGGTTGAGGGCGCACAGAGAACCCCCATGTAATGCGGAAAATGAGTAAAAATCGGCTGATGCGCCATCATCTGACCTTTCAGTAGCGGCACAATACTCTGGCCGTCCAGAAGAACGTCTTTCGAAGGTTTGGTGCCAACCATTTCCAGCACGGTCGGATAAATGTCGATCGACTGAACCGACGTACTGCAAACCGAACCAGGCCGAGTGACACCGGGCCAACGCACAATCCATGGCTCCCGAACCCCGCCTTCATAGGTATTGGCTTTACCGCCGCGCAGCGGACGATTCGAAGTCCACGGATTGCCGTTTACATCGTTGTGGATCACGCCTCCGTTGTCAGAGGTCACAATGACGACTGTGTTCTCTTTCAGTGTACGGTTTTCCGGTTTGTCGAGCCAGTCGAGCAGCATGCCGATACTGTTATCCATACTGTCGAGCATGGTCGCCATTTCCGGACAGCGTTGGGGGTTCTCCGGATCACGCCGCTCATTATATTTCGGAAGCAGATCCTTCTTGGCAATCACCGGTCCATGCACCGCATAGTGCCAGAAATTCAGATAGAACGGTTTCCCGGAACCTTTCACCGAGTCCATCCATTTGATGGACTCTTCCGCCAGCCGCTCATTGAGGTATTCGCCTTCCGGTCCCGGTTTCAGATTTCTGATCCCACCCTGCCGACTTTTTTTATTTCCGGTATAAGGCGAATAATAATCGGGCGGCCCCGGAAGATGCCCGCCCCCGATGACATAATCAAAACCCTGATTTTCAGCGTTATAGGTTGAGTCACCACCGTTCCAGCCCGGGTTTGATGACGTCAAATGCCATTTCCCGATATGCGCCGTGTTGTAGCCCTCTTCCTTAAGCGCCTCCGCCAATGTAAAGACCTCAAGCGGCATATGGTTTTTGTTCTGCACCAGTCCGCAATATTCATTCCCTTTGGGAGGCAGGGCCTGCGGTTCCGGCACATCCTTGGGCGTAATCGCCTGAGTCATCCGCAGTCGGGCCGGATACTGACCGGACATGATGCTTGCCCGTGTTGGAGAACACAAAGGAGCCGCCGCATACGCATCCGTAAACAACATTCCTTCTTTTGCAAGTCGGGTCAGGTTCGGCGTCTGGTAAAATTCTGACCCATAGGTTGAACTGTCCGCCCAGCCCATATCATCGATCAGAATCATAATAATATTCGGAGCGGCAGCGGTTGATTCGGCAAAGAGCCAACCGAGCACCGCCAACAGTAAAACAGTTTTGATTTGTCTCACAGAAACCTCCTTTAAGTGTATATGATCATTCCGCAATCAACAGCATAGCGCGAATACCTCCTATCGGAAGTGCGACAGGGAGTGTTTCAGTTCGAATTTCCCCTGTTGAAGGATCCAACACCTGCACGGATTCTGCCCCACCATTCACGTTGACTGAAATTGCTTCCTGTTTGCGGTTGACGAGCAGATAAACGAGCCTGCCATCCTTATGAAAACGCCCAACGGTTAATTGTTCCGTACCGGGACTGAACGTCAGATCAAACTCTGACGAGTACGATGCGGTAATGGTTGAAGCGAGTTCGCCTACCGGCGACACCCGTTTATTCTTTAACGTAGCCTGTAGCGCTAAATCATTCTCGGCGTGTTCGGCACCACGGGGAATCTGGTCGACCCAGATTACTTTCCCTCCCGACAGTTCAAACCGTTTGAGCTGTTCACCAACAGCAAGAGGAAGAAACTCAAGTTGCGGCATAACCAGAGTGTGATAAGAACCGGATCCGATGATTATTCGTCCATCCGCGATGTCCGCCGCTGCCACTCCTTCCGGATGGACAATCATATATTCCATGTCGCCGTCCAGCAGCGCTTTTTCGGTTTGGTCCCAGGCATGCTGTCTCACGGTGTATTGATCACGAATCTGCGGCCAGAATTTGTCGGAGGCGAGCAGATCTGCCTGAAACATGGCAATCGGATAATAGAGCCCCACCCCGGCCTCACGCCGTGCACCGCGCAGCACCTGAGTTATGCGCCCGGTGTATTCATTGAGAAAGCGATACTCCGCTTTTGTGTAGCCTTTGGCGCTGGTATCCCGGCCTTTTGCATCCTTTTTCTTTTTCGGATCGAGCGGCAGATAAGAGGTAAACATGTTCACACCGTGAAATGCGGCCATATTCACCGAATTGATCAGCAGCGGAAGATCCGGAGAAAGTCGCTTCAATCCATATCCGCCGATGATCGGATCGAGCAGCATGAGAGTCATGTCTCTCTCCTTCCAGGCGGCGACAGAACTGAAAAAGCGGCTCTGCTGATATTCGAATGTTTCGAACTGATCGGGATTTGGAATGGGTATATCAAGTGCGGGCACATCAAATTCGGAAACAAACTTCATCATATCACCATAACCCTGCACATGCATGGAGAGATATTCATTGAGCAGGAAATGACCGCTCGACTTGATTCCCCTCGCATTGCACCACTGCCGAATCTGCTTCGAAAAACTGTCCGTCAGCAGCGCGGCAACCGCCTGGCGAAAATGAATGCGCGCCCGGCGGGCATTGTCATCGCCGCCCTCAAACAGATGCGGCAGAACCGAATAGAGATCATACCCGTGCATCTCCTTAAACCGCGCCGGCAGTTTATCGGTCCACGGCACACAGGCATACGGCGCATCATAGGCGCGCGTCCAATGGGTCTGCATCAGGTTGGGTTCATTGCAGTAGAAACCTTCTACCTTTTGGGACGGGTCCGTAATTTGAGCCAAAATCGGCTCGTGCATATGGGCGATAAAGCGCGCTA of Tichowtungia aerotolerans contains these proteins:
- a CDS encoding MFS transporter; the encoded protein is METVSKKVPMKEKLSWGLGGFSEQIAVNGLNGMFMPVYNIGLGLDSVLIGWAMTIPRFFDMISDPVVGNMSDNCRSRFGRRRPFILWGGILMALIFGLTYMASPHMGQRSMFAYATVACILFYLAYTVYSVPYTALGLELTDDYDERAYIQKYRCIFNSLSAFALPWIFSLCLVVGNYSRGLLEQQHVAWFQKPLMIFSKMAADGSVKAEVLGSRYVAWACALFILIAIMPVSFFVKERVKSASQEKIGLWSSVKLVSKNKSFALLLGMILLVITGNFFVNPLMQYLNIFYVHGGDKVAGATLFGLFGSTLAVTMFISSFIVPVLAQLLDKKKVLLIGLLTAAAANLLNLILVNPDYPYLQLISAAMLGFGLNCCWLLNGAFIADVCDEDELAFGYRREGMFSAAFGFVVKLAFTVIGVALGVLLKKAGYIAGAETMTPETITRLRYILVFFPMSCLALAAVIFKFYPLTRERIHDIQKQLNIQKKISADQVA
- a CDS encoding ERCC4 domain-containing protein, with translation MLIRIDTREQTPLAFEHCATVRGTIGTFDYAIEGDQDFFAVERKSLPDLIQSLAIQKNWIRELKKIRRVHAVGFPRLFYVVEACREDIELFDYSIFTRGRVGATFIFHQLSELEYNFDVHAIFSGDALGAARDIHRLLKRRSEDLKAQEGES
- a CDS encoding DUF2800 domain-containing protein, translated to MTNQLHAKHGPSSLKNKELCAHWQNRPGSSEAADEGTMMHGAAETGRLDGLNPEQIAQVRECLDAVDELQSEIPGAIRYTELQVDICGLTFGTADVVIIGTNTATVIDYKMGRVPVDDAEVNLQGWAYALGVFDLFGVDSVKVVFLQPRCDLRTEHTFTRSADYDRMRDRVATVIEKAEDPNSPYSPHPDNCQYCGAKATCPALTAKAMMVAEKLPNRLELPAVMDPLQIAEPDQMALALRLAPVLIEWADAVKAHALEMVRSGQEIPGYELKHRSGRRVLKDLAAVWEIVSTEFPLPLEQFLPACSISVTSLEKAVKSIQERGQGAKAIRKLNQLLTAEGLCMTDPDITYLAKER
- a CDS encoding L-rhamnose mutarotase — encoded protein: MKHNAFKLKLKPGCADEYKRRHGEVWPELVKAHSDAGILYYSIYFDEETLTLFAIQILSDNNTVDDLKNLEIVQKWWDHMADLMETYPSNMPIFQPLSEVFHMA
- a CDS encoding helix-turn-helix transcriptional regulator, which produces MTVTDEQIIQAVFAATDEAKERALQILRGEELPADSNEPLFLTMGEACELIPCSRATLWRIIKAGRLTKIEIYPNAFRLRRTDVLDLARGKAVSRG